CAACCTTAGACAATATAGGGCTTCTCTAGGCATATAGACAATATAGGCCCTATATGGTCACACATTTCTGATGGACTCTACTCATTATACTAGGTGGATccactgtatttttttccttttagtcatTTCTATCTCCTAATGATTCCTGAGAATTCTTCAAAGGTTTCTTTCTTAGGACTGAGAAGAAAATTTCTTGAGAGGATACCAGAAATTCCAAAAGGATATTTTCCATCTTTTGTAAGCATATACTATAATTTAATGTGGATTTTATGCATCATGTgtgttttatagatgaaaaacaatgtttttattttgttgggtGATTATATTTTACTCTCTAAGAGCCATGAGAACACTTTGTCTGTCATGTTTGAGAATAAAGTTTAGTAAAAATGCAAAGTGAGTAATGTGCACAAAAATGTGGAATAAAATcactttgtctttctctctcccacacctctctctctcttttcccactctgggtctttctctcctttcatgtAAGAGACTGTTGGTTGAAAACTGTCACCATTGTCCACACCAGTAAACACACTGCAGTTGGTGGTCTGTGTGTCATTCTCGGGCCGCCCCTCACAGGGACCTGTCTCTGTAGAATCTGGTGAAAGCCCTAAGCTCCCAGACACTGACTCTAAAGCAGCTGGGCACAGGGCGCCCAGGTCCAAGCCAGCACCGGAAAGTAGTTTGTTGGTCACCAGCTTCATGCAGACAGTCTTCCTTCTTAATTAAAGTGCTATGATCTAAGTGGTGAAATACTTTCAAGGAGCACTAGTTTGAAATCAGCACAGCCCACACACAATCTTGGTTTTCAGAGAGCCAGGACATCTGCACTTGCATCTCCATTTGGAAGCTGGCATGCATGGGCCTGAGTGCCCACTATTTCAGGATTatctggggagatttttgatGCAGGTGAAGCATTTTGGTGGTGATTTGTCTCTGATTTGGTAGGGGGGCGGGGCTCCCTGTTGTGGGCTGTGCAGGGGCTGGCAGCAGAGAATCTGGAGTTGAATCAGGGTCCAGTCCCATCAGGACCCCTGGCTTTCCAGTCGCAAGTCACTGGACAGTGGTGTAAGGACCCCTGGTTGACCTCCGTCAGTACTGACTGGACGTGGCGAGTCCAGGAGGAGAACGGGGATTTGGGAAAGAGGTTCTTGCCAATAGCAGGTTATTTTTCTCGCTgttcctcctctgtccccagacACGGTCTGAGCGTAtgagtggctgtaaatacagattttCAAATAGGAGACAGAGGTCAGAACGCCCCTCCCCAGGGTTCCCCTGGAAgtccaccccaaccccaccccacatGTGCTCCATGAGGGCCAGGAAGCACAATCCTGGCACACTGACCAGGAGTCGGAGTCTGGGAATTTCCGTGAGTGGCCATCTCAGTCCTGCGCTGGCAGAGAGGGGATTTGAGCTTCTCCACACCTCAGGGGGCAGTCGCTCTCACTGAAAGTTCCCAGAATTATCCCACAATTATCCCACAATCCTGATAATTATCCCACAATTATCAGGAGCGCaaagctccatttttattgccaaaataagttttaaaatcctCTTTCTTAGTGGGTTGTGCACATGAGTGTAAGAGGGAACACTCAGAACAAGTTCAAACTCTTTCTCTACAGCCTGAGTCGGAACAGCGCCCATGGTCTCAGAgggaccatgctggcaccctccAGGGCTGTGATGAACCAGACGCTAGTCACCGAGTTCTTCATTCTGGGGTTCTCAGAAACACCTGGGCTGCGAACGCTGCTCTTTTTTGCCTTCCTGCTTCTGTACACAGTGGCCCTCTCTGGAAACCTGCTCATTGTGGTGGTCATCAACTCCAGTCCAGccctgcacacccccatgtacttcttcctggtCAACCTGGCTGTGGTGGACGTTCTCTGCACGTCCACGATCCTACCTGAGCTTCTGGTGGGCATGGTGGCCAGCAAGACCATCTCTTATGGGGGCTGCATGGCCCAGCTCTTCTTCTTCACGTGGTCCATGGGGGCCGAGCTGCTGCTCTTCTCggccatggcctatgaccgctacgtggccatctgccGGCCCCTGCACTACAGCGCCCTCATGGGCCCCCGGGTGTGCGCGCTCTTGGCGGGGGTGGTGTGGACAGTCAGCCTGATCAACACCAGCGTGAACACGAGTCTCTTGCTTCGCCTGCCCTTCTGCCGCTCCAACGTGGTGGAGCACTTCTTCTGTGAGATCCCCCCTCTGCTGAAGCTCTCCTGCGCCCCGACCCAGCTGAATGAAACCATGGCCTTCACGGCAGACATCTTCCTGGCCGTGGGGAACTTCTCGGTGATCACGCTGTCCTACGGCTGCATCGTCGGCAGCATCCTGCGCATGCGCTCGGCGGTGGGCAAGCGGCGcgccttctccacctgctcctcccacctcctgGTGGTCACCTTGTACTACTCCACCGTCATCTACACTTACATCCGCCCCGCCTCCAGCTACTCGCTGGACAAGGACAAGCTGGTGTCGGTGATCTACACTTCCGTGGCCCCCTCCGTGAACCCCCTCATCTACTCGCTGAGAAACATGGAGGTCAAGGCGGCGCTCAGGAGGCTTCTGTCCTGCAGCTGAGGTCACGCCCAGCAaggtcctcttgcctggagggcGGGGCCCAGTGTGGCTTTCCCTAAACTGGGGCATGGTTGTTGTCTGGAAGCCCATCCTGCCTCCTAAGGTCTCACCCGACTGGACTGTATAGTGAGACCATGGGACCAGCTCTAGGCATCTCTCCCCCACTTTCAGGAAGCCCCTTAACCTCCCAGACTCGCCCTGTCCTTCCCTGGTGGATCCTGGGATGACCAATGACAGCTTCATGACCCAAGAAGCACGTAGTAGATCACCAGCTGCACCTGGCCCTTTCTTCAGCCCTTCTAGCAACTTCTTCCCAAGATGCCTCATCTTTGTTTTCCAACAAGCCTGGACTTCGCTGCAGCCCTCCTGTTTTGGGCTTCTGCATTCACAATGGGTGGCCTTTGCCTTAGTCACAGGAGGATCTGAGCAGGGATGAGAGGGATTAAGGTAGGATATGTTAGTCCTGTTCTACTTTAGGATAGGGATTTCCAGTGGGGGGAGTGTGGGGCGGATTTCAGGAAGATAGGTTCCCCCTGGTAGCAAAGTGGTCTTCCAGGAGTGGTCTTTTTAAATGTGAGTGATTTTTAGGAGAATATTTTGGCAAGGCTTTTTCAAGTCTATGATGTAAAGATGTTACTGGCATCAGTGTGGAAAGTGGCCaggctctttccttttcttccccctccACCACAAACTCAGCTGTCCTCCCCTTCAGAACTGGACAGCAGGAAGATTGGGCTCAGGAGGGTTTGGAACCCAGGGAGATGCTGGGGAAGAGGGGCTTTTCATGGGCGAGCCCTTTCTGTTCCTTTGTGATTTAGCTTCACAGCGCTGGGGGAGGGGCGTGGGGAATCTGTGCGGCTTGAAGGGATGGGGACAGAAGGGCCTCTTTGAGGGAAGTGTGTTCTTGATTCCCTGGGGGCTGTCTCCTTTGAGCAAATCTTCCCCTGCTATGGTGCTTGTCTGTCTCCTGAAGACTGTAAACACTTTGAGGACAATGACAAGGTCCACCTTCTTACACTTGAACCAGGGTTTGTTCCTCTAAACTGGCTCATTCTGTAAGCAATGTGCACCATGTATGAGGCAGGCACCCTGTAAATACCACTGACTGCAGATTGAATGATACAGGGATGATTTCTACCAAAGAGACCATCAGACTTCTTTTTGGAAAGACTTGGTAGAGGCATTTTTGTGACATGGTTAGTCAGTGAATGatgacctcatgcgaagagttgactcattggaaaagactctgatgctgggagggactgggggcaggaggagaaggggacgacagaggatgagatggctggatggcatcactgactcgatggacgtgagtctgagtgaactccgggagttggtgatggacagggaggcctggtgtgctgcgattcatggggtcacaaagagttggacacgactgagcgactgagctgagaTAAACTGAATCAGAAATAAGCTTCATGGTTGTGAGATTTATGAAACCTGTGGAAATTGGAAAGTGTCACTGAAATGGTGGCCAGTGGCAGAATTCTCAGTACAATCCTGGAGTGTGCGAGTTTACACAGGgcctgatatgtgtgtgtgtggggggggggggtggggtgggaggtgttgGTCGGCAGCGTGTTGAGAGTTGTTGGCGCCACGCCCTGTGGTTTGACCTTTAGATGCATAGGCTTTGCCGTCTGTGCTGCTCTGACCTCAGGGTAAGCATGGCTGCAGGAAGTGCTTCCAGACATGAATCCTGAAGCCAGAATCTGCATGAGAGGCGCCTGTCCCCACCTCCATGTTGGGGGAGGCACTGCACTGAAATACGTGTCCAGATCCCCCAGGGAGGAGCCCGGCCAAGGTAGCCCCCTTGAGGCTCGGACTCCTGGCTCATATGGACTCCTGGTCTCTGCTGCTCTCTGTGCTGTAGGAACTCCCTGAAGAGGATAATGGGGTTTCTTTTAACTGCAAATGGATTCTATGCTAATAAACTAGAAAATAAGACATTTGAAAGGAGAATATACGAAAGTAAAACCCTTTGTTATCCCATTGAGAGGCAGCTACCTGTAACATTCTGGTATAAACAGTTTTCTGTTTGTACttctacacatatatatacaggtTATCAAGGGGAAGGGGTGagataaatgaggagtttgggattaacagatatgctctactatatagaaaacagatgactaacaaggacctactgtattatagcacagggaaatctactcaatatgttgtaatagcctataaggaaaaagaatctgaaaaagaatatatatacatatataagaattACTTTGTTATATACCCCAAACTAAcacaactgtacttcaataaaaaatggaGGATcactttgtatttattattttatgaaaactgTTTCTCACGGTTTAGAATTCTTCACATGTCATCCCAGGTTTCTCCAGGTCACTTCATTTGGGAGGGACTGTGCTTATTATTGGGGTGTGCATGAAGTCAGGGTGCCCACTAGCACCTCGGGCATCATCCTGCAAGTGCGGGCCTTCTCCCTTTCCTCAAGCCTGACATTCACATTCTCAGAAAGTTCCCTTGTTCTTTctttactccaaaataaaatgtatgcgtaataaataatgtttttaaatattgaaattaaaaaagagacaatgttttttttttcagtttgatgaTCTTTAATTAGAATGTATCAGACTAGCCTTCATGCAGGTAACAATTATAATCtccagaataaatatttttaaacgcTGCAACTGTTTTTAGTGCCCGAAAGTGACCTAAAATAAGCAGAACTGGATAGAAATAAACTGTGTAAGAATGGAGTCATTATAAAGAGTTTTCCTGTTTAAACTCAGTTTTCAGCTAAGTACAGGGCGCCTGCAGCTCTTCATCAGGTCACAGTGTAGGTGTGGAGAAAGGGAcccctgtgcactgttggtgggagtgtgactagtgcagctgctgtggagaaGAGTACGGAAGctcctcaaagaattaaaaatagagctactttATGATCCAACATGGAGAAGGGCATccagcccactccagtcctcttgcctggagaatcccatggacagaggagcctggcgggctacagcccatgtggtcacaaagagttggacacgactgagcgtgagCACACTTGACCGACAGGCTTCCTCCTGGGCCTATATATCCAAAGGGACCGAATCAGGATCTTGAGAGACCCACATCCCTGTGCACACTgcagttatatatacatgtatgtatgtatttgtatgtatacatatataatgtgtgtgtgtagtgtagagatatatgtatgtatctacaCATATACACGCACATCTACATGAGAATACTATTCAGCCCTATGAAAAGCTGACACCTGCTATTTGTGACATTTGGCTGAGTTATTCAGACAGAGGTAAATACTGTAAGATCTCttttatacgtggaatctaaaaaatcaaACTCAGAAATAGACAGCAGTGTGGCAGTTAACAGGGGCTGGGGTAAGGTTAAGGAATTATTGTCAAAGGGTACTAAGTTCCAGTTATAAAATTAACAAGTTTTGCATATCTAATAcacttcagaattattttttaaatcagggtTATTATAGCTAGTAGTACTCCATTACATTACCAGAggtcaacttgccaacatctgttggatcatagaaaaaataatagagttccagaaaaacatctacttctgcttcattgactgtgctaaagcctttgactgtgtgggtcacaacaaactgtggaaaattcttccaacAAAAATGGCAGACTCCAGTATTGACGCACAGACAAATCGATTCCAGACAGGGTCAGTGTACCCTGTAAAACAAATGAACTAACTCcagctaggctacccactcccacaAGAGCTAGCTCCCAAAAGAACTGGTTccaactggtggtggtggtttagtcactaagttgtgtctgactcttgcaaccccttctgactgtagcctgccaggctcctctgtccatggggattctccaggcaagaatactggagtgggttgccatttccttctccaggggatcttcccgacccaggaattgaacccaggtctcctgcattgcgacttagcagcagcagcagcagctcctgcactgcaggcagattcttaactgactgagctacaagggaagccccaactggACCAGTTCCCAAATCAGGTAAATAAAATTACCCTTCAAATGAGCTAATTTCAACTGGGGTGAACTTGCTCCATGAGGACTAGTTCCCAATGAACTGGTTCAGGGTAGAGTCCAACAGCACCTCCTCTCTGCAAATGGGTACCCAACCAAATTGGCTTATCCCATAAAGGAAAAGACCAGATTGGAGGGGAGAAATGTTCCCGGTGTACACACCAGAGCGACTTACCCTCCAAAATCGAACCTGTTGGCTGTCAACACAAAAGGACACATAAAACAAGCAAACTGGCTGAAGCAGCTGTCAAACTGGGTAGACTTACCCTCCAAACATAATTGAGTCCGTCAGCTCTAGAAGTTTGTTGGTTCCTTGTCTCAGCTGCCAAGCTCTGGGAGAAGTCAGTGCCACTTCAGGGAATCTTGAAGGAAAGATTCTCAGGACAACAAATGGTCCTGGGAGCTGCTAGAGTCCTGCCCCAATATTCCCTGATTGGGGCTGGCTAGCCACAAGCAGCAAGGCTCCTGGCTGGCTAAGCCCAATTGTTACCTAGTTCAAGCTTGCTCTTGTCGCCACTCGATAGGCCAATGAATCCGAGAGAGGAGGtattgaggcaaggaagagaccTAGAAAATGGCAGGCTAgaacctcaaaataaccatcctccaaactgtggaaaattcttaggaagatggcaataccagatcaccttacctgcctcctgagaaacctgtatgctggtcaagaagcaacagttagaaccaaacatggaataatggactggttcaaaattgggaagggagcaCAATAAGGCtgcgtattgtcaccctgcttattaaacttctatgcagagtagatcatgcaaaatgccggactggatgaaacacaagctgaaatcaagattgtggggagaaatatcaataacctcagatatgcagatgacaccacccttattacagaaagtgaagaagaactaaaaagcctctagatgaaggttaaagaggaaagtgaaaaagctggcttaaaactcaatattcaaaaagtgaagatcatggcatcagtccaatcacttcatgacaaatagatggggaaacaatggaaaagttcagttcagttcagtcactcagttgtgtccaactctttctgaccccatggactacagcacgccaggctcccctgtccatcaccaactcccagatcttgctcaaactcatgtccactgagttggtgatgccatccaaccatctcatctttgtcactcccttctcctgccttcaatcttacccagcttcagggtcttttccaatgagtcagttctttgcatcaggtggccaaagtgttgaagcttcatcttcagcatcagttctttcaatgaatattcaggattgatttcctttaggatggactggttggatctccttgctgtccaagggactctcaagagtcttctgcaacaccacagttcaaaatcatcaactcttcagtgctcagttttctttatggtccaactctcacatccatacatgattactggaaaaaaccatagttttgactatatggatctttgctggcaaagtaatgtctctgttttttaatatgctgtctagatttgccatagcttttcttccaagaagcaagcatcttttaatttcatggctgccatcaccatctgcagtgattttggatcccaagaagataaagtctgtcactgttttcattgatgccaaagctgagcaccaaagaactgatgcttttgaactgtggtgttggagaagactcttgagagtcccttggactgcaaggaaatcaaaccagtaaatcctaaaggaaatcagtcctgaatattcattggaaggactgttgctgatgctgaaactccaatactttggtcatctgatgcaaagaactgactcattggaaaagaccctgatgctgggaaaggttgaaggcaggaggagaagggaatgacagaggatgagatggttggatggcatcactgactcaatggacatgagtttgagcaagctcttggagtcgGTGATTGTCAGGGATgcctggcctgttgcagtccatggggttgcaaagagttggacatgactgagtaactgaactgaactgaactgtttcttttggaaaaggagaatgacaagactgtatattatcatgctgattatttaacttatatgcagaatacatcgtgtgaaatgctgagttggatgaagcacaagctggaatcaagatagacaggaaaaatatcaatcacctcaggtatgcagatgacaccacccttatggcagaaagtgaagcagaactaaagaacctcttgatgaaaagtgaaagaggagagtgaaaaagctggcttaaaacccaacattaaaaaaaaactaaggtcatagcatccaatcccatcacttcatggcaaatagatgaggaaacagtggaagccactgcagatggtggctgtgctgtgctgtgctgatttgctcggtcgtgtccgactctgcgaccccatggactgtagcctcaggctcgtctgtccatggagattctccaggcaaggatactgagtaggttgccatgccctcctccaggggaccttcccaatccagggatcgaacccaggtctcccacattgcaggcagattctttaccaactgagccaccagggaagccccatggtgaCTGTATTCTTTTATTAACTCTTTTAACAGATTCATCAACACATTCAGTTTTTAGACTTGTGAACTCATTCACTGGTCACAACAAATGCAGTAAGAGGTGTGTGTAGGGGTCAAACACCTCACTTTTCCTCTTGTTCTTTGGCACCTAAGGAGAGCTGCAGACTGACACCCAGCCGGTGTGCGTCAGGTGTCAGCGCAGGTCCCTCCTCGCACAGCAGCGGCCACGGCCACACCGGGCTGCCAAGCCACCCAACGACAAGGTTTGCTGGAAGTTTGGGATTGCATATTCCATTTCACTACTTGGGATTGGTCTGTTCAGattatctttttcttcctgattcagttttgaaaaattatGGTTTTTAGGAATATATACACTTCTTATAGGTTGTCTAATGTTTTGGTATATAACTGTACATAGAATTCTCTTATGATTTTATTGTATCTCTGTGATGTAAGTTGtagtttcatttcttattttgcttatttgggCCCTTTGTCTTTTCCCCTAATGAGCCCGACTCAAAGCTTatgaattttgtttatcttttcaaaaaccagcccttggttttattgatattttctatatatacatatatttttggcTCTATGTTACTTAACTtcttctgatctttattatttattttcttctgctgactttgggctttgttatttttttctaattcttttagataaaagattgttatttatttattttttcctgtttcttgatgTAGGTCTGTATTGCCACAAACCTTCCTCTTAGAGCTACTTTGCGAAAGTTGCATTTTGATTTTCATGTGCCTGAAGGTATTTTCTGAttacctctttgatttcttcattgacccactgttattttttaaattaaattaaatttattttaattggaggctaattacaatattgtggtggtttttgccatacatccacatggATCAGCCACAgatgcacatgtgtccccccatcttgaacccccctctctccccatgccatccctctgagTTGTTCCAGAGCACTGACTTTGAGTGTTCTGCTTCCTGCATCGAACTTGagctggtcatctattttatatatttcaatgctattctctcaaatcatcccaccctcaccttctcccacatagtctgaaagtctgttctttacatctgtgtctcttttgctgtcttttatGTAGGGTCATCAtatcacctttctaaattccatttatgtgcattaatatactatattggtgtttctctttctgacctttttcactctatgctgctgctgctgctaagtctcttcagtcatgtccaactctgtgcaaccccatagacggcaggccaccaggctcctctgtccctggaattctccaggcaagaacactggagtgagttgccatttccttctccaatgcatgaaaatgaaaagtgaaagtgaggttgctcagtcatgtctgactctgagaccccatggactgtagcctaccaggctcctcagtccatgggattttccaggcaagagtactggaatggagtgccattgccttctccctcactctgtataagaggctccagtttcatccacctcattagaactgactcaaaagtgttcttttttatagctgaataatattccattgtgtatatgtatcacaacttccttatccattcatctgccgacggacatctaggttgcttccatgtcctagctattgtaaatggtgctgcaatgaacactggggtacatgtgtctctttcaattcttgtttcctcagtgtgtatgccctgcagtgggattgctgggtcatatggcagttctatttccagttttttaa
The window above is part of the Bos javanicus breed banteng chromosome 26, ARS-OSU_banteng_1.0, whole genome shotgun sequence genome. Proteins encoded here:
- the LOC133239677 gene encoding olfactory receptor 13G1-like; protein product: MLAPSRAVMNQTLVTEFFILGFSETPGLRTLLFFAFLLLYTVALSGNLLIVVVINSSPALHTPMYFFLVNLAVVDVLCTSTILPELLVGMVASKTISYGGCMAQLFFFTWSMGAELLLFSAMAYDRYVAICRPLHYSALMGPRVCALLAGVVWTVSLINTSVNTSLLLRLPFCRSNVVEHFFCEIPPLLKLSCAPTQLNETMAFTADIFLAVGNFSVITLSYGCIVGSILRMRSAVGKRRAFSTCSSHLLVVTLYYSTVIYTYIRPASSYSLDKDKLVSVIYTSVAPSVNPLIYSLRNMEVKAALRRLLSCS